The proteins below are encoded in one region of Deltaproteobacteria bacterium:
- a CDS encoding HAMP domain-containing histidine kinase, translating to MDRVREALARHRGELLDRWNRQLRAAAEAGFPLDSGTAEVLPRLLEVADRTLQRRFRPILPGTPSPDAEAGRAALQCGLVGGFVFDAALEKIPEMSAAEQRLLADALAQAAVETLVQAALQRECDRRRRDTARLARLAHELRNSVTAARLALDLLRRRGAVPDSRPGRLLERSLSRLRDGIEDTLLDEVLSAGGLRAANVRLGPLLAEAGSAAVALGASEKKVNVIVVKPLGGLSVRADPRVVRPAVRGLLRAALRVARTGTTIRVGAEVAREKARVAVSVDGCCRLPGNRLPDLPILALARRVAKLHGGFLSTRVSRSNACEFRLALPRVQQH from the coding sequence ATGGACCGAGTGCGCGAGGCCCTCGCGCGGCATCGAGGCGAACTGCTCGACCGCTGGAACCGGCAGCTTCGCGCGGCCGCCGAGGCCGGATTCCCGCTCGATTCAGGTACCGCGGAAGTGCTGCCGCGGCTGCTCGAGGTGGCCGACCGGACGCTGCAGCGCCGGTTCCGACCCATCCTTCCCGGTACGCCATCGCCCGATGCCGAGGCCGGCCGCGCGGCGCTGCAGTGCGGTCTCGTCGGTGGATTCGTCTTCGATGCGGCGCTCGAGAAGATCCCGGAGATGAGCGCCGCCGAGCAGCGGCTGCTCGCGGATGCCCTCGCCCAGGCCGCGGTGGAAACGCTGGTGCAAGCAGCCCTCCAGCGCGAGTGCGATCGCAGGCGCCGCGACACCGCGCGCCTCGCCCGGCTCGCTCACGAGCTGCGCAATTCCGTCACCGCCGCCCGGCTCGCGCTCGACCTGTTGCGGCGCCGCGGCGCGGTGCCGGATTCGCGGCCCGGACGCCTTTTGGAGAGGAGTCTTTCCAGATTGCGCGACGGGATCGAGGACACCCTGCTCGACGAGGTGCTCTCGGCGGGCGGATTGCGCGCCGCCAACGTCCGGCTCGGGCCGCTCCTCGCGGAGGCGGGCTCCGCGGCCGTCGCGCTCGGCGCCAGCGAGAAGAAGGTGAACGTCATCGTGGTGAAGCCGCTCGGCGGCCTCAGCGTCCGCGCCGATCCCCGCGTCGTGCGACCCGCCGTCCGCGGCCTGTTGCGCGCCGCGCTCCGGGTCGCCCGGACGGGCACCACCATCCGCGTAGGCGCCGAGGTGGCGCGCGAGAAAGCCCGCGTTGCAGTGTCAGTGGACGGCTGCTGCAGGCTGCCGGGCAACCGCCTCCCCGATCTGCCCATCCTGGCGCTGGCGCGCAGGGTGGCGAAGCTTCACGGGGGATTTCTCAGCACGCGCGTTTCGCGGTCGAACGCCTGTGAGTTCAGGTTGGCGTTGCCCCGGGTACAGCAACATTGA